The segment CGATCTGAATCATGCGGTTGAGCGCAATACATTTGATGAACAATTCCACGGCTTGATTGTCAAATTGACGCGCACTGAGATTGCCCCCCAAAATAGTCTTAAAGCGGAACATGGTAGTTTCAGCAATCGAACGACGATGATAGC is part of the Synechococcales cyanobacterium T60_A2020_003 genome and harbors:
- a CDS encoding IS5/IS1182 family transposase, with amino-acid sequence YHRRSIAETTMFRFKTILGGNLSARQFDNQAVELFIKCIALNRMIQIAKPDSYKVEA